A genome region from Microplitis mediator isolate UGA2020A chromosome 4, iyMicMedi2.1, whole genome shotgun sequence includes the following:
- the LOC130666763 gene encoding uncharacterized protein LOC130666763, protein MESLHSQQSYQDSRIATKCQLGFFPGKLNPADCASRGLTAAKLEQHSLWWTGPKWLSQSKENWPSFDIPTQTVSHLEERPGLVFTIFKADSHPLHTLLDKFSKLSPLLRTLGICLRAIAKFKKVPQPTLATPLSTVDLELAKTLLIKYTQSQYYSQELKLLKDGDSLQRNHRLAKLIPYVNYNGVLRVGGRLKSSLLDDDQKNPAILPRSSCLTTLLIEHSHQKTFHGGTQLTLANLRRSVWIEGGRVPVRSHILRCVVCTRHRGVRAQQLMGQLPSARVRPSKAFLHTGIDYAGPVTLKTFQGRGAKTYKGWIAVFVCLATSAIHIEIVIDYSTDAFVAAFRRFTSRRGACSTLYSDCGTNFVGADATLKREFAAGSRQLRELQYLLATDGTDWKFNPPSAPHFGGKWEAAVKSIKFHLIRTIGESLLTYDQLATVLTQIEAVLNSRPIAPLFEDPADLTALTPGHFLNGEPLIAVPGPSLLENNTATLSRWQQLQQMFQTFWTRWSSEYLQRHQSISKWHHPSNIIKVDSLVLLTDERFPPSKWPLARVLALHPGRDGLTRVVTLKTATTELVRPIAKLCVLPVHSPDDNPVDTVTSAGENVQSRANSLPPENAEPHQ, encoded by the coding sequence ATGGAAAGTCTACATTCGCAACAGAGTTACCAAGATTCAAGAATCGCTACCAAGTGTCAATTGGGTTTTTTTCCAGGGAAACTTAACCCAGCTGACTGCGCTTCAAGAGGTTTAACAGCAGCTAAACTAGAACAGCATTCGCTATGGTGGACGGGACCTAAGTGGCTCAGTCAATCAAAAGAAAACTGGCCATCTTTTGACATCCCTACGCAGACGGTATCACATCTTGAGGAACGTCCAGGTCTGGTTTTTACCATCTTCAAGGCAGATTCACACCCGCTACATACGCTACTGGACAAATTTTCTAAGTTGTCACCACTACTTCGCACGCTTGGTATCTGCCTACGTGCCAtcgctaaatttaaaaaagtgccACAGCCCACATTGGCCACACCACTCTCTACAGTTGACCTGGAACTCGCTAAGACTTTGCTGATCAAGTATACGCAAAGTCAGTACTATTCACAGGAGCTGAAACTACTGAAAGATGGTGATTCTCTACAACGAAATCATCGTCTCGCTAAATTGATTCCCTACGTCAACTACAATGGAGTACTCAGAGTCGGCGGTCGCTTGAAGAGTTCTCTACTCGATGATGATCAGAAAAATCCAGCTATTTTACCAAGATCATCATGCTTAACTACGCTACTGATAGAACATTCGCATCAGAAAACATTCCACGGGGGAACTCAATTGACTCTCGCTAATCTACGGAGATCTGTCTGGATAGAAGGTGGGCGTGTTCCAGTCAGGTCTCACATTCTTCGCTGCGTCGTGTGCACGAGACATAGAGGTGTTCGTGCACAACAATTAATGGGACAATTGCCATCCGCTCGTGTAAGACCATCTAAAGCATTCTTACACACTGGAATAGACTACGCTGGGCCAGTAACACTGAAGACATTTCAAGGTCGAGGTGCGAAAACTTATAAAGGTTGGATCGCTGTATTCGTATGTCTCGCTACGTCCGCTATACACATTGAAATTGTCATCGACTATTCTACCGACGCTTTCGTCGCAGCATTCAGAAGATTCACTAGTAGGAGAGGCGCCTGCAGTACCCTATACTCGGACTGTGGTACAAATTTTGTAGGAGCAGACGCCACGCTAAAGAGAGAATTCGCAGCAGGATCGAGACAGCTACGGGAACTTCAGTACTTACTCGCTACAGATGGCACAGACTGGAAGTTCAACCCGCCAAGTGCTCCCCATTTTGGTGGCAAGTGGGAAGCAGCCGTCAAGTCAATCAAGTTCCATCTTATTCGAACTATTGGTGAATCGCTATTGACTTACGACCAACTCGCTACAGTGCTAACACAGATTGAAGCTGTGCTCAATTCAAGACCGATCGCTCCGCTATTTGAAGATCCTGCAGACTTAACCGCTTTGACTCCTGGACACTTTCTCAATGGTGAACCTCTAATCGCTGTACCAGGACCGTCGCTACTGGAAAACAATACCGCTACGTTGTCACGCTGGCAACAATTACAACAAATGTTCCAGACATTCTGGACTAGATGGTCGTCCGAGTATTTACAACGACATCAATCAATCTCTAAGTGGCATCATCCATCTAATATCATCAAAGTGGACTCATTAGTCCTGCTGACTGATGAGAGGTTCCCACCATCAAAATGGCCACTCGCTAGAGTACTAGCATTACATCCAGGACGAGATGGGTTGACTCGAGTAGTCACCCTGAAGACCGCTACAAC